Proteins encoded within one genomic window of Amycolatopsis sp. 2-15:
- a CDS encoding TetR/AcrR family transcriptional regulator, which produces MTQAKERISRRGVDKFAQRREQLAESALQALAELGYARTSLREIAQKSDFSHGVLHYYFADKVELLTYSVRKFEEVCVTRYDDVVAEANTAEELERGFGAAMAATLRTDAVMHRLWYDLRNQSLFEESFRADVIEIDERRQAMIWRVVERYAELAGAVPQVSEAVAYATFDGLFQQFLLRHVAGRESAVAELGEAVPRVVKQLFCTT; this is translated from the coding sequence GTGACGCAGGCAAAGGAGCGCATCTCGCGCCGGGGCGTGGACAAGTTCGCCCAGCGGCGCGAGCAGCTGGCGGAATCCGCGCTGCAGGCGCTCGCCGAGCTGGGCTACGCCCGCACCAGCCTGCGCGAGATCGCCCAGAAGTCCGATTTCTCCCACGGCGTGCTGCACTACTACTTCGCCGACAAGGTCGAGCTGCTCACCTACTCGGTGCGCAAGTTCGAAGAGGTCTGCGTGACGCGCTACGACGACGTCGTGGCCGAGGCGAACACCGCCGAGGAGCTCGAACGCGGCTTCGGCGCGGCCATGGCGGCCACGCTGCGCACCGACGCCGTGATGCACCGCCTCTGGTACGACCTGCGCAACCAGAGCCTGTTCGAGGAGTCCTTCCGCGCCGACGTGATCGAGATCGACGAGCGCAGGCAGGCCATGATCTGGCGCGTCGTCGAGCGCTACGCCGAGCTGGCCGGCGCCGTGCCGCAGGTGTCCGAGGCGGTCGCGTATGCCACGTTCGACGGCCTCTTCCAGCAGTTCCTGCTCCGGCACGTGGCCGGGCGGGAGAGCGCGGTCGCCGAGCTGGGTGAAGCCGTGCCGCGGGTGGTCAAGCAACTGTTCTGCACGACCTGA